The sequence below is a genomic window from Ignavibacteriales bacterium.
TGATAAACTTCTTGCTTTGTTTGAATCTATAATTTACCGCGTACTTATTGTTGGGAGTATCTATCTCAGTTTCAGAAATCTTGGAAGCGAATATTTATTTGTCATAGGGAAACAAAAACTTAATATCGAAACAAACTATCCCTATCTGAATGAAATAGTGAATTTTGCCGGTTATGCGCTGTTTGTTGTTTTGATAGTCGTTATACTCATCGCAGGATTCCGGATAATCAACATCGGGTTTGACTGGTATCTTAACAAATTAAAATCAGAAGACAACCGCAATCTCAGCGGAAGTCTATTCCCGCTGCTTAAAAAAATTGTACGGATAGTTTTTGCTGCTGTCTGCATCGTGATTGTTCTTTCAAAATTTAATGTAGATATCAGCGGATTACTTGTATCACTTGGTGTTGGGTCACTTGCAATTGCACTTGCAGCTCAGGATACACTTTCAAACATGATTTCCGGTTTCATTATAATGCTGGACAGACCATTCAGGATAGGGGACAGGATAAGGTTTGGTGCGAACCAGGTCGGGGAAGTGGTTGAGATTGGAGTGCGAAGTACAAAGATACTGGACTTCGATAATAACATATTAATTATTCCCAACAATGATATTGTTAAATCACAAATTGTAAATATCACTTACCCCAA
It includes:
- a CDS encoding mechanosensitive ion channel gives rise to the protein MIKLLTYLREFLGSDLLYQIIISAVMILVGILLSKLVSFITKKIIQPFVNKTDTDLDDKLLALFESIIYRVLIVGSIYLSFRNLGSEYLFVIGKQKLNIETNYPYLNEIVNFAGYALFVVLIVVILIAGFRIINIGFDWYLNKLKSEDNRNLSGSLFPLLKKIVRIVFAAVCIVIVLSKFNVDISGLLVSLGVGSLAIALAAQDTLSNMISGFIIMLDRPFRIGDRIRFGANQVGEVVEIGVRSTKILDFDNNILIIPNNDIVKSQIVNITYPNIDTRVLVEVGVAYGSDIKKVRRVILDSANKHPLVLQEIPPEVVVLSLGDSSVNLRLAVRTANYLNAFTLQCELREIIYEEFIRENIEIPFPQRVVHVIDKNKKS